The Pseudomonas orientalis genome contains a region encoding:
- a CDS encoding glycoside hydrolase — protein sequence MQCLRPLLLLCALVLAPPTFATNVLENTQWRIELDPATLALRVTPAGEATVQASSGVAAHAVNALQADAEQVSWQWDDGAYRLTARLEQRELSLTISAREPGELALLRQPARAMGQGLIWPLAEGHYVPADNAVWKDFLIERGELNTTQNLSLPLWGLDHGRFTLNWLLTNPYSNRLQWQADGQGVALSVAHEFTSLAPQEPMTLRLYLGEADPLAGAKRYRQWLAEQGRYESLTDKLRQTPEAVKLLGASHVYLWGNGLLKLDDVIDWPALIERLSAHELSGLMDREPAQVLAQTNALNRYEQTLLLRGVNAAINKKVRQAWQVEEPDMNRLAARYGELRRELAVDFAGTLRDRPETWGDSTIQALRDTGLKRLLLTLGEGWEGGLWHPEAIRAGVDAGYLVAPYDSYETALSATENPDWTTAHLGGRAYRDCAIMLKNGTLKVGFQQSGHYTDPRCVRPLLQTRVKAVQAAAGFNAWFLDAYAAGMVFDSYRESAPMTEAQNAEGSIDASRWINTSLKLPAGSEDGNAITARGILFAHGMQTPVIGWGDRAMTQDPHSPYYVGNWYPPEEPAVFFKPVPLKAPLRTVYFDPTMRLPLYQTVFHGSVITTHHWLFDSLKLSNVRAENELTQLLYNVPPLYHLSAATLKERLPVIQRHDRFFRPLHERLGTQAMIDFRWLTVDKLLQQTTFADGTRLVANFSDAQKDGYAGYSVTALVEGEKPVVYQVGQRRP from the coding sequence ATGCAGTGCCTGCGTCCACTCCTTTTACTCTGCGCCCTTGTGCTTGCGCCGCCGACCTTCGCCACCAACGTGCTGGAAAATACCCAGTGGCGTATCGAACTCGATCCCGCCACCCTGGCGTTGCGCGTCACCCCTGCGGGCGAGGCTACGGTACAAGCGTCCAGCGGTGTCGCCGCCCATGCGGTCAACGCGCTGCAAGCCGATGCCGAACAAGTCTCCTGGCAATGGGACGATGGCGCTTATCGCCTGACGGCCCGACTTGAACAGCGCGAATTGTCGCTGACTATCAGCGCCCGCGAGCCGGGTGAACTGGCCCTGCTGCGCCAGCCGGCCAGGGCCATGGGCCAGGGGCTGATCTGGCCGTTGGCCGAGGGGCATTACGTGCCGGCCGATAATGCCGTGTGGAAAGACTTTCTGATCGAGCGGGGCGAGCTCAATACCACCCAGAACCTCAGCTTGCCGTTATGGGGCCTGGATCACGGGCGCTTCACGCTCAACTGGCTGCTGACCAACCCCTATAGCAATCGCCTCCAATGGCAAGCGGACGGCCAGGGCGTGGCGCTGTCCGTGGCCCATGAATTCACCTCGCTCGCGCCGCAGGAACCGATGACGCTGCGCCTGTATCTGGGCGAGGCCGACCCGCTGGCCGGTGCCAAACGTTATCGTCAGTGGCTGGCCGAGCAGGGCCGATACGAGTCACTGACGGACAAGCTGCGGCAAACCCCCGAGGCGGTGAAATTGCTCGGCGCCAGTCACGTTTACCTCTGGGGCAACGGCCTGCTGAAGTTGGATGACGTAATTGATTGGCCCGCGTTGATCGAACGGCTGAGCGCGCACGAGCTCAGTGGGCTGATGGACAGGGAACCTGCGCAGGTGCTCGCGCAGACAAACGCGTTGAATCGCTATGAGCAAACCCTGCTGTTGCGCGGCGTCAATGCGGCTATCAACAAGAAGGTTCGGCAGGCCTGGCAAGTGGAAGAGCCCGACATGAATCGCCTTGCCGCTCGCTACGGCGAGTTGCGTCGCGAGCTGGCCGTCGATTTCGCCGGGACCTTGCGTGATCGCCCCGAAACCTGGGGTGATTCGACTATCCAGGCTTTGCGCGACACTGGGCTCAAGCGTTTGCTGCTGACACTGGGCGAAGGCTGGGAAGGCGGCCTGTGGCATCCCGAAGCGATTCGCGCGGGCGTGGATGCCGGTTATCTGGTGGCGCCTTACGATTCTTATGAAACGGCTCTGTCTGCCACTGAAAACCCCGATTGGACCACTGCTCATCTGGGCGGCAGGGCTTATCGCGACTGCGCAATCATGTTGAAGAACGGCACACTCAAGGTCGGCTTCCAGCAATCGGGCCACTACACCGATCCGCGCTGTGTGCGACCCCTGTTGCAGACCCGGGTGAAAGCGGTACAGGCCGCCGCCGGTTTCAATGCCTGGTTTCTCGACGCCTATGCCGCCGGAATGGTGTTTGACAGTTACCGCGAAAGTGCGCCAATGACCGAGGCACAAAACGCCGAAGGCAGTATCGACGCGTCGCGCTGGATCAACACCTCGCTCAAACTGCCCGCAGGCTCCGAAGACGGTAACGCCATCACCGCCCGGGGCATCCTGTTCGCCCATGGTATGCAAACACCGGTAATCGGTTGGGGTGACCGAGCGATGACCCAGGACCCACACTCACCTTACTACGTCGGTAACTGGTACCCACCGGAAGAACCGGCCGTGTTCTTCAAGCCGGTACCCTTGAAAGCGCCGCTGCGCACGGTGTATTTCGACCCGACGATGCGCCTGCCGCTGTATCAGACGGTGTTCCATGGCTCGGTGATCACCACCCATCATTGGCTGTTCGACAGCCTCAAGTTGAGCAACGTACGGGCTGAAAACGAGCTGACCCAACTGCTCTACAACGTACCGCCGCTGTACCATTTGAGTGCGGCGACGCTCAAGGAACGACTGCCGGTGATTCAGCGTCATGACCGGTTTTTCCGTCCGCTGCATGAGCGCTTGGGGACTCAGGCGATGATTGATTTTCGCTGGTTGACGGTGGACAAGCTGTTGCAGCAGACGACGTTCGCCGATGGGACGCGGTTGGTGGCGAATTTTTCCGATGCGCAAAAAGATGGGTATGCCGGATACAGTGTGACCGCGCTGGTCGAGGGGGAAAAACCGGTGGTGTATCAGGTGGGTCAGCGGCGCCCTTAA